ACCATCCGTCCCGCCATGAAACGCTCTGCTACCAGGCCGGGCCATTGGCCATTGCCATAGCGGATCGCCACATCAACCGCCTCGCGGTCAAAATCCACCAGTTGTCGGCTGGGGTTCAGGCGTAACTGGATGTCCGGATAGGCGGCCTGAAATCGTCCGAGTCGTGGAACAAGCCACCGCGACACGAAGGCCGTTGTCGTGGAAACCTCCAAGGGCCGCGTTTCAGACTGACGGCGGGCATCGCGCGTCGCCTCCTCCATAATCTCGAAAGACCGCCGCAACTGTTCCGCATAGCAGGTCCCTTCCGGGGTCAGCATAACGCCTTTTCCCTGACGCACGAAAAGACGCAGCCCCAATCGTTCCTCCAGGGCGCGCACCTGCTGACTGACTGCGGCATGGGTCACGTTCAACTCATCCGCCGCGCGGCTCATGGACAGATTTCGCGCCGCCGCTTCAAAGGCGCGCAGGGCCGTCAGGGGCGGTAAGTCCCAACGAATCGACATATGTTAGTTCACCTTACACAACCAAAAGTATTGCTGCGTGGCATATAAATCCAAAAACCATCATATTGGAGGTAACACAAAGCGCAAGGAGACGGAAGATGATGAATATCTTTGCCGAGTCCATATTCACCGCAACCCGCATTCCTCCGTATGATCCGACGGGAATGAACCCCTATGCGGGAACGGAGCTTCCCGCCCGGAAAAAAATCCACAAGCAAGAGGGGTGGGTTTTGTTCCGGACCTATAAAAAGTTGAAAGACTGACTTTCAACTAGCTGATTTCCAAAGCCTCTTCCAGCGACGCGCCATGCATCAGAATGGCCGTCGTTTTTTTTGTATAG
The Aestuariispira ectoiniformans genome window above contains:
- the gcvA gene encoding transcriptional regulator GcvA: MSIRWDLPPLTALRAFEAAARNLSMSRAADELNVTHAAVSQQVRALEERLGLRLFVRQGKGVMLTPEGTCYAEQLRRSFEIMEEATRDARRQSETRPLEVSTTTAFVSRWLVPRLGRFQAAYPDIQLRLNPSRQLVDFDREAVDVAIRYGNGQWPGLVAERFMAGRMVAVCHPDLLEPGKTALEPADLSRYNLLHDADYAEWKQWVMENEWKDVDVEHGIVFNMTSLSYEAALSGQGVALTVESLVRKDIEAGRLIALYDEGKNYTSGYHLVYRAKDAGHPNVAAFLQWVRDEAQADVEGG